CCCCAGACGTACGATACAATCCACCTGTTTGAACGCCAATCATGGGGTCTTTTGCTTCTCTGGACAATTTTCTCTTTTCTATGTACTGGGTGCGACGGCTCTCTCTTACCTCCCACTAGCTTGCGTCAACGCGCTGAGCAGGCAGAGATGGATGGAAAATATCACCAAGCGTTGGAACTTTACGAAAGGTGTATAGATGGAACTCCTGTAGGTACAGAAGTCCACTACCGTATGGCCCTAATCTGTGGCTCCAGAACTCACAATTTGGTAGGCGCTCTTTATCATTTTCAGCGTTTTGTAGAAAAAATTCCAAGGGACGCGCGCGTCAAGGAGGTCCTAGAGGATATAAAGCGCCTTCGTCTCCTCCTTGCAAGCCAGCTTTCTGACGGAGTACTGGTTTCCCAGGCAGAAGCCATACGACTGAGGAATGCAAATCTTTCCCTTCAATCCCAGTTGGTAACCCTGCGTTACCGGAAGGAGGCCTCTATTCAGACTCAAGTGTCTTCCAAAAAGAAGGTCGTCGGCAACAAATCCAATCCAAAGCCACGCATCTATAGAGTAAAGCACGGGGACACACTGATTACAATTTCAGAAAGATTCTACAGGACTCCACAGTGTTGGAGGGAGATCGCAGATGCAAACCGAGCCCAGCTTAATGGTTCCACACACCTTAGAACAGGTATTATGCTGACCATTCCCAACATCTGAATCCCCCCTTCCAATCTCCCTTAAGGAGATGTCCAGCATGCCCCCAATGGAAAAGCCGCGGCACTATGCTAACATCTGCCCTTGCACTGAAGTCTTGGATTGCTTTCAGTGAGATATCCAGCAGGATACCTAACAACGACGAGCCGGGCTTAAAGTCTCCAGTATGTGTCTTAACGATTCTTTCCTACACGACTTGATGGAGTTTCTGAGTATCCCAAGCATTTCTGCACAGCCTGCTTACCACAACGATGTATATAGGTGTGCCAAGTGGTTGGAGGCAAGGTTACGTAGAGCTGGGCTCCGTACTTCCACTCCAAGCACTCCGGGTTATCCGGTCATTGTAGGAAAGTCTCGAGATTGGCAGAATTGTAAACCTACAGTTCTCATCTATGGTCATTATGATGTTCAGCCTCCTGAACCTTTTGAAGAGTGGATTTCTCCCCCATTTGAACCAGCAATACGAGATGGCAAAGTGTACGGCAGGGGTTCTACAGATAACAAGGGACAAATTTTAGCTCATGTTCTTGGAGTTCACGAGGCCTTGCAGGTTGACGGTTCCCTGCCATGCAATGTGATTTTTCTCATCGAGGGAGAGGAAGAAATTGGCAGTCCACACCTGCCAAGTTTCTTGGAAGACCACAAAAGAGAATTAGGGACAGATATCATCATTATTTCGGACACAGGCATGGTTGGGGAAGGGATTCCTACCTTAAGTTATTCCATACGAGGGGTGGCAGCTTTAGAGCTGATAGTTTACGGCCCGTCGCATGATCTACACTCTGGGATGTACGGAGGCGCGGTCGTTAATCCAGCCACTGTGGCCGCTAGGTTGATTGCCTCTTTACATGACGTCTCTTGGAGAGTAACCATCCCAGGATTTTATGATGACGTCCGGGATCCAGAGCCATGGGAGCGTGAGATTACTTTCAGCATCCCAGACTCTGAAATCATCGCACGGACAGGGGCTTCTGAACTACATGGAGAGTCTGGATATACCTCTGGAGAGCGTATCGGTGCACGTCCTACAGTAGAGGTCAACGGAATAGGCTCCGGCTACCAAGGCGAGGGCACCAAGACCGTTTTACCGAGAAAAGCCGTCGCCAAGCTCACCTTTCGACTCGTGCCAGATCAAAACCCAGATAAAATCTTGTCCCTTGCTGAAGCCTATCTGCGTGCACAATGCCCCAAGGGGGTGCACTTAGAGATTCGGATTGGCCACTCCAGTCCAGCATATTTTTTTAATCCAAACTCCACTTATGGGCAGGTAGCTCAAGCTGCTCTTCAAAAAACATTTGGCCGAAGATCTGTTCTTATCAGGGAGGGAGGAAGTATTCCCATTGTGCAGAATTTCAAGACGGTACTGGGAGTAGATAGTCTTTTGCTCGCTTTAGCCTCTCCAGACTGCCGAGCTCACTCGCCAAACGAGAATTTTTCTATAGAGAACTTCCAAAGTGGGATTCGCCTCAATCAAGTATTTTTAAGGGAAGTTGCCGAGCTACCTTTTCGTGGAGACATTCCCAGGGATAGCGGAGGCATCGAAGGTGCTTACGTCGTGTGCTAGAGTAACACCGGAAGTGCTTCTTTCGCGCGATTAGCTCAGTGGTAGAGCGCTTGCTTCACACGCAAGAAGCCACAGGTTCAATCCCTGTATCGCGCATAGGAGGCTACCGTATCATGCTTTTTCAGGTTTTGCTGGTTTTTCCTCTCCCAGCCTTGCTCCAGGTAGCAAATAGCGCGTGACGTACTCCCTAACAGAGTCCTCGAACGGAGTGATCGGTCGAGAATATCCAGAAAAGCGGAGCTTGGCAGTGTCCGCGCGAGTAAAGTACTGATATTGCTGATGGACTGATTCTGGCATTTCGATGAACTGAATCCTTGGGTGACACCCCAATGCAGAAAAAATAGCGTTGGCGAGTTCTATCCATGTATGTGTTATTCCACTCCCAACATTAAATAGGCCTACCGCGGAAGAGGTTTTGGCTAAGTGTAGTGTCATCTCAACCGCGTCCCGTACGTATACGAAGTCTCTTCTCTGTTCTCCATCCTGGTATTCTGGATGGGAGCTCCTAAACAGCTTAACTGTTCCAGTGTCAAGGATTTGCTCGTAACCTTTACAGACTAGGCTGCGCATCTCTCCCTTGTGATATTCGTTGGGACCAAAGACATTAAAGTACCTGATCCCCACCGCGTGCTGAAGAAACCCATGCTTTTGGGCGTAAACATCGAAAAGATACTTAGAGTAGGCATAGGGGTTGAGGGGGCGGTAGCAGGAGAGATGATCATTTTTGTCGTCCCATCCTTGCGCTCCATCCCCATAAGTAGCTGCCGAAGAGGCGTACACGAACCGGATTCCCCGCGCGAGGGCCCATTCTGCTAGGCGGAGACTATAATAGTAATTTTTTTCCAAAAAATAGTCCAAATTGCTCTCGATAGTAGAGGAGTAAGCACCTAGATGAAACACGACGCTAAAATCTCCGTAAAATGCCGCGGATTGCTCAAGTTTTTGTAGAAAGCGGTCCGCAGGGAGACAGTCATCAAATCTGAGTGCTCTAAGATTTTTCCATTTATCACCATTTCCAAGGAAATCGGTAATCAAAATATCTTCCCAACCCTGTTGATTAAGCGCATGAATAAGGGCGCTCCCGATAAAGCCTGCCCCTCCTGTGACTAAAATCCTCCCTAAATTTCCCCGATGTGGCGGCTGTGTAGAAAAAAGATTGCCATGCATGTTAGAATGCAGAACGAAAGAGGCCGTCCTGCCCCGAGCATTGAAGTCTGAAGGGTGACATCCTAGCAGCAGTGGAGTAAATACATTTCTCATCAAAAATTGAACTACTTCAAACTGCCTTTTTCATGCATCTGGCTGCAATAAGCCAGGCATTCTTCTCCAAGCGGAATCCGTGCCACGGATAACTACTAATCCTTATAAGGGTGGTTAATCCCCCAAGATATAGCCCAATCCCCCCCGTTCTATGAAAATCCGAATCTGGAAAAGCCTTGGTTTTGGAAATATAGAATACGTGTGCACCTTTCTATCTCCCTGTAAGTTTTAGATGCAGAATGGTCATCTAGCACTTCTCCTCCACGCTCATCTCCCTTTTATTCGTCATCCTGAACACGAGGACTTTTTGGAAGAAGAGTGGCTCTTCGAGGCTATAACTGAGACTTATTTACCCCTCTTGAGGATATTTCTGCAGCTAGCAGAAGAAGAAATTCCCTTTCGCTTGGCAATGACTTTGACACCCACGTTATGTGCCATGCTCCAAGATCCACTCCTGCAAAGTCGGGCGGTTCGCTATTTAGAGCGTGGCATCGCAATTTCTTGTAAAGAAATTGAGCGCACTTCGGGAGAACGTCGGCTGCAGGAATTGGCGCGTTTTTACCTGACTAGGTTTTCAGAAGCACGTGAACTGTATGTAGAAAAGCTAGGGTGCGATCTGGTAGGGGCATTTGCTATGTTGGAGCGTTCTGGACATCTGGAACTGATTACCAGTGCCGCCACTCATGGTTTCCTTCCCCTTATGGAAGATTTTCCAGAGGCTGTGCGGGCTCAGATCCGCATTGGAGTTGATTATCATATGGAGTGTTTTGGTAGATATCCTACTGGTATTTGGCTACCCGAATGTGGATATGCACCCTCCATAGATCAATTTCTGGCGGAGAATAACTTACGTTGGTTCATCATAGATGCTCATGGTGTTATCAATGCCCATCCGCGGCCCCGCTTTGACGTCTTCTCCCCCTATTACACCACAGTTGGTCCAGCTTGCTTTGCCAGAGACCGTGAGTCTAGCAAGCAGGTGTGGAGCGCGCAGGAAGGTTATCCTGGAGATCCGGCCTACCGGGACTTCTATCGAGACATCGGACATGATCTCTCGGAAGAGGCTCTTGCTGGTTATTTCTCTACCGGAGCTCAACGTCGCTATACAGGAATTAAGTACTATAGTATTACCGGCAGCTCCCCAAGAAAGAGTCTCTATCGCCGCTCTTTAGCAATGGCAACAGTAGATGCTCACGCCCAAAATTTTATGGAGACTCGCGTGCGACAGATGGAAAGACTGCGCTCCATTTTGCCAGTAGCTCCTATCGTGGTAAGTCCGTTTGATGCAGAACTTTTTGGGCATTGGTGGTTTGAGGGACCAGAATTTCTGGACTGCTTTCTGCGGAAATCTGCACTTTTTCAAAAAAATTACCGCCTAAGTACCCCCACTGAATATCTGGCCTCACATGCAACCCTTCAGATACTAACTCCTGCAGCGTCTAGCTGGGGGCATGGGGGATACTGGCAGGTCTGGTTAGACCATAGCAATACTTGGATTTATCCTCATCTCCACATGGCGGCCCAAAGAATGATCGAAGCAGCACGTCGCTTTGAACGAGCCGTCAGTGAAAATGAAGATCAGACTCTCCGGCAGATGGCCAGAGAGCTTCTCCTGGCACAGTCCAGCGACTGGGCCTTCCTTATCAAGACTGGAACGGCACGCAACTATGCTACCCGCCGCACCAGGGACCACTTGTTACGGTTCACACGGTTATATGAAAACCTTAGATCTGGTCATCATGACCCAGCATTTCTTCGGGAGTGTCAGAACCGTCACAACCTCTTCCCAAAGCTGAACTGGCACTATTACCTCTAGTGCACATAGAGCACATGCTACTGGTGGGTATATGCGGCACAGACAATTAATTAGCCGGCGACTTGGAATTTCGTTGTGTTACCCTCCTTGCAAGGGAAGCCTTCGATTTCCTCTTGCAGTCGAGAGACTAGATAAAACTCCCTCACGCGTTCGTACGGTGTTGGCACTGTTGGGGACATGCGGACGATACTGGATTGCTCAATGCTATCAAGAAATTCCTACTGGTCAGTTGAGGACAAGGCGCACCTTGTCCAGCACGCCATTAACGAAACGACCGGATTCTTCTGTGCTATACTTCTTCGCAATTTCGATCGCTTCGTTAATGGAGACAACCGACGGAATCTCAGGGCATTCCAGCATCTCATAGATGGCTATGCGGAGGATGTTGCGATCAACGGAAGAAATGCGTGTTAGTCTATAGTTTTGCGTATGTGATTGAATCATGCGGTCAATGTAGTCTCTATGGTGCGAGGCTCCTCGTATAAGAATTTCAGAGAAGCGACGGGCGCTAGGACTTAGGCCCCGAAGTGTATAGAACTCTGGCAAATTTGACACAGTGGTATCCGGGTTAAGATCCTGTTGATACAGAAACTGGACAGCAGCTTCTCGTCCTTCTCTTCTGGCCCCTATGGGCTTGTATGGCATATCAAAGGTTTGCCACAATGCGTACCATTTCCACAGCGACCTGGGCAGCTTCTGAGCCACGATTATATTGCCCTCCGCACACGCGTCGACGAGCCTGCTCCTCGTTATCTACGAGAAGAACCTCGTGAATAATGGGAATAGAAAATTCTAGGGCAATCTGCATGAGTGCCTCTGTCACCACGGTACCAATGAGATCACCATGTGCAGTTTCCCCTCGGATAATCACCCCTAGTGCAATGATGGCTCCATAATATCTCTTCTGAGCAAGCTTCTTAACAATAAGAGGAACCTCAAAAGCCCCAGGCACCGAAAAACATCTTACCTCTATTCCCAAATCCGAGCGGTTCAGCTCCCTGCAAGCAGAGTCCACCAAAGCCCGCGATAACTCTACGTTATACTGGCCAGCCACCACTCCAATCCTAATCTTCTTCTGCAGTCCTCCTTCAGTGTACATCACGCAGCATTCTTATCGTAGCATTGCTCCAAAATCTGAAAGAGAAGAGTTTGGCCAGTGCTTTATGACAAGCATTGGCCTATAGGCAGTGTCCCATTTTCGTTTTCTTAGTAGCCATATACTTAGCATTATACGGATTGGGAGAGATCTTTAGGGGAACTTGCTCCACAATTTCCAAGTTGTAACCCTGCAAACCTACCACTTTTCTGGGATTATTGGTCAGGAGTCGAATCTTGTCGACACCAAGATCACTAAGCATCTGTGCTCCAAGGCCATACTCTCTGGAGTCCATTGGGAGGCCCAGGTGTTCGTTAGCCTCTACCGTGTCCAGCCCATTTTCCTGCAATCTGTAGGCAAGAATTTTGGATGCTAAGCCAATCCCACGGCCTTCCTGTCGCATGTAAACGAGTACCCCTCTCTTTTCTAGGGAGATTCTCTTCAACGCAGCGTGCAACTGACCGCCACAATCACAGCGCTTAGAAGCAAAAACATCACCAGTCAAACATTCACTGTGGACACGAACTAAGGTAGGTTCACCCGAGATAAGAGTTCCTCTTACTAGAGCAAGATGGCACTTATTATCCACCTTGGAACGGTAGAGGTAGAGCTGGAATTTCCCATAGTCCGTTGGCAAAGAAACAATCTCACATCGCTCGACGAGCTTTTCACTTTTTCGGCGAAAAGCAATAAGATCCCGGATGGTACAGAGCTTGAGTTTGTGCCTTTTGCAAAATTGAAGCAGGTCCGGTAAACGCGCCAAGCTGCCATCCTCATTGAGGATCTCACAGAGCACTCCTGAGGGATCAAGGCCTGCTAATCGAGCAAGATCTATTGCTGCTTCTGTGTGGCCGGCACGCTGTAAAACACCTCCCTCCCTTGCTTGTAGGGGAAAGATGTGCCCTGGTTGGACCAGGGACTTGCATTTTGATTGAGAACTGGCAAGCACTCGGATAGTTTTTGCTCGATCGTGGACGCTGATGCCTGTCGTAATCCCACAACTAGCATCGACAGAAACCGTAAAATCAGTCTGGTGGGCTTCATGATTGTTTTCTACCATGCGGGGAAGTTCGAGTTGTCGTGCCCGGCTTGGCAGTATGGGGACACATATAAGCCCGCGGCCGAACTGTGTCATAAAGTTTACTGCGGTAGGGGATACCTTTTCTGCGGCCATGATTAAATCCCCCTCGTTCTCGCGATCTGCGTCGTCCGTTACTACCACCATGCGTCCCTCACGGATATCTTCAATAACTGCAAGAATAGAGTCGCACCTTCCTTCTTCCACCATTTTGGAAGGAATACGTAGTTTGCTTGCTGACATAGAGACGGAGTTGGAGCTTGAAATCACCTGAGCGAGTAGACCCATCACAATGTTGATGCAATGTCGGCGCCTGGGATTTTCTCGTCTCAGCGCCGAGATGGACTAAATCCTGAGCAATACGTAGGGTCTCAGTTTTTATCGGATCTTCCTCTAACTTGGAGAGGGAGGTAACCCTTCCGTCTAAGGGATCGGGATGCCTTTTTGCCTCTCGAGATTTTTGACCATATCGGATTGGCTTAAGTTGAGGGTGGTGTACGTTGTCCAGCGTGACGCTGTATGCTTTCATCTTGATTCTGGGTCCCAGTAAAGCCAGTTCCCTTACGAGTCGGGTTTCCCGGGCCCTCAACTCCTCGATCTCAGCTCTCCGCACCTCCTCATTGAGGGAAACCGTGTTTTCATCTAAACGCTTATGGACACGTGCCATTTCTTCTCGAATATAGACAAACTCAGGATCTGAAGCAACCCGAGCACTGGAGCGCCTACGTAGCTGATCCAAAAAGAGGCTTCCCGAAAAACGCCGGAATGGCACCGGGGACACTTCATCATAAGGAAGGGCGTTTGGCAAAGCCGTTTCTCCAATTTTTGGATGGTCGAGTAGTGAGGGCAAAACAATATCGGATTCTACGCCCCTGAGCTGTGTAGACCCCCCCTTGATCCGATAGAACTTTTGGATGGTGAGCTTGAGGCTACCAGCATCCGCAGCAGCCAGGCTAAAAAAAGGCATGAACCGACCGACGTCCAGTACCGTTTGCACTGTTCCTTTGCTGAAGGTGCGAGAATCCCCCACGATAACCGCACGTCCGTAATCCTGTAGAGCGGCAGCAAAGATCTCGCTTGCAGAAGCGCTTAAGTGGTTTACAAGCACAACGAGCGGGCCTCTATAGATGTGTCCGGCATCCTCACAACAGGATATAGAGATCCTCCCCATACTGTCCTTTATCTGCAGCACAGGCCCACGGGGTATAAAAAATCCAGTAAGGTTGATGGCTTCCTGTAGCGAACCACCTCCATTTCTCCGTAGGTCTACAATAAGCCCCTGAATGCCTTCTTTCTCAAGTCGTCTAAGTAGCATGGAAACATCTCGTGTTGTGTTTGGGCGAGAGCCAGCAACTCGGACTCGGGAATCAATGTCAGCATAGAAAGATGGTAGCATAATCCACCCAATACGCGTGATACTACCGTTTGTCTGCTCAAGGTCGATGACTTCTGCTCTCGCCTGCTGATCCTTCAACCTGACCTCGTCACGTGTAATGACAATTAACCGACGCTCAGAACTATCTAGTGAATCCCCAGGAACCACGAGAAGGCGGACCAGCGTTCCCTTCTTTCCCCGAATACGTTCCACTACCCTTTCTAAGTTTGTATTGACCATATCCTCAAAAGGGGTATTTCCTTGCGCAACTCCGACGATACAATCGTTCACTTTTAGCCGTCCGTCTCTGTCTGCGGGACCTCCTGGGAGGATGTCCACAACCCGAGCATAGCCATCAGCGTCTTGCAACACGGCGCCGATTCCCACCAAGGAGAGTCTCATCGAGATGGCAAAGTTCTCCATCTTTTGTGGACTGAGGTAATCCGAGTGCGGGTCATAACTTTGGGAAAGAGCAGAAAGAAACTTAGCTACCACGCCAAAACTCTCCTCATGCTTTAAGGTACGGAGAATATTGTCAAGGCGGCGCGCCACTATTTCCTCTGCTGTCTTAGCTTTCTGAGACAGCCCTTTTAAGGGAGAGGAGCTATTAATATGGGAAAATGTACTGGGGAATCTGCCTCCTGAGGTGTTACGCGCAGAATTTCGCTTGGTAGCAGAAAGGGGGGCGGTCCTATGATCCCCGTTCTGTTGAACTGACTTGTTAATGGAAGCATCCACCAGTCGCTCCTGAAGGATTTGAGCCCGGAGCCAGTTTTTCCAAAGGTTATCGGCTTCAGTCTCATGTCTGGGCCAGGTAGATTTTTCGCGATTGAGAGCGATAGTCTCATTGCTGGAAAGATGGAGGGCCTGTTTAAGAAAGATTTTATTTCTTGCAACACGATTCTCTACACGCTGCTTGTAGACAGCATAAATTCCACGAGCCGGGGTTAAGTCTCCATGTAAGATAGAGTTTTTTAGTGTGGGAAGGTATTTCCCATAGAAAGAGTCGATATCCCCCCTCAGAAGGTAAAGACGATTGGGGTCTAGGAGACGTAAGTAGCTTTCCAAAGTTTGCTGTGCCTTCGTCGAATCTAATTTCTGGCGTGTATAGTGTCCTTGTTCCAGAATACGAGCCACAGACATTTCTACCTGACCAGGATCTAAAGAGGAATCAGCACGAACTTTTGGAGCAAGAAGTGTTACTTCAGCTGCTACCCTCTCGACAACGTGCCCAAAACGGGTTCCCGTGGGCTTTTTTACTTGACCCCCAGACCCCATAGAGCCTATTAGGATGGCCGCAATTCCCAGTGTTGCTCCTAAGCAAGCAGTCCTTAGAATTGTTAAATGTTGCATCCTTCTTCCGCGAGAAAGCAGAGCAGCAGAAAAGGTAGCCTCCGCTCAAGGTAATAAAAAGGCCGAACAAAAGTATATTGAGATGTATGCCTTATGGGCCTGCATGTAGCGTTTGTTTCCTTGTTTGGTTTTTCACGCCAGGCTTTTAAATCCTCATGATCACTCCATTCAAGAAATTTACCGGCGGCCCCTTAGGAACCAATGCTTACTACGTAGAAGCACCAGGGGGTAGTATCTTGTTTGACGCACCGGAGGGGGCTGATCGCCACTTTGCATCGGAGCGCATTGATCTACTCCTCCTAACCCATGGCCACTTTGATCATACAGCAGATGCTGCCTCCATTCGCCGAAGGCATCATTGCCGAGTTGGTATTCATGCAGAGAGCGCACCTATGCTTTCCCAACCCGGATTTTTCAAGGACTGGGAGTCCGCCGTAGAGATTGAAGCAATACAACCCGACTTTTTCGTTGAGGAGGCAACTCGAACAAGTTTCCTCGGTCTAGATTTTCAGATCTTCCTTATACCCGGACATTGTCCTGGCAGTCTCTGCTTCTTAGTTCAACCGGGTGGCCCCCTTTTTTGTGGTGACGTATTATTTCGAGGAGGAGTGGGACGTTGGGATCTCCCAGGAGGCAATCGAGGTGTCCTTCTAGAGGGAATACACCGCCAGCTCGTTACGCTGCCCGAGGGAGTCACTGTATATTCAGGCCACGGCCCTCCCACGACCATTGGATATGAAAAGAACCACAATCCCCTTCTAAGGGCTGTATAAATGGCATATTTGCGTGTGTATTCTTCTATTAGAGAGGTGCCTCATTGTTGGGGTTAATGGGAAGGATGTGTGGGCAAAGCATCGGATGGTGCGCATAGTTCATCTTGTACCTGTCACATCTTTTCTTTGCCAGTGGAAGAGAGGAGTATAGCCGTTCTGTAGAAACATCCTATCAGAGCACTCACGCTCTAGAGTATAGTAGCAAGAGGGCTGCTTCCCATGTGAGCATCAGGTTCAGCGTGATGTTAATCGCCTCTCATAGAAAAATTCTCGGCCCATACTGCCCGCAGAGGATTCTATAGAAAGAATGAGAAGCAATTAGGGTTAAAGCCTCGCTTACCAAGCCCCTTGTCCAACAACTTGGTTGTGTAAAACTGATCAATGAGTGCCAGTGATAATAATGATGTACAAAGCCTCTCAGTAGAGCTTCCTAACTTTTATGGGAGCAATGCGATTTTTTCGATCGCACAATCCATGCACTGTCTTTTCACCTATTGGGATATCGACACTGATCAATGCTGGAACGGTCCTCTCTTTGTTCGCTGTATAGCGGAGAGGGGTGGCGTTGAGTCCGAAATAAGGGTTAAGTCTGGGATGCGAAGCTGTCACATTCCTGTCCTTCGAATCGGTGCCATCTATTTTATAGAGTTGGGTTATTACGTGAAAAACCAATGGAGTATTGTCGTGCGCTCTTCTGCTACTCAACTTCCATCCAACCAGCCCTCTTCTTCCAATAGTTTTGACTATGCTACCCTTCCCCTGTGCATAAGTTTTAGACAACTTCTAATATGTATTCAGGGTGCTGTTCTTTCTAGAGAGGGCCCTGTCAAAACCCTGGCAAGGCTTCAGAGGGAGGGCCTGTTTCAGCTCAGTAACGTTGGCCATGCCCTCCTCTCGGAGAACGAGCGGACGATCCTAGAGGCTGTTCTAGGCAGAGATGTTCTTAATTTGCTCTCCCTCTCCTGTCCTAGAACGGACGCCATAGAACTGCGTCTTAGAGCTCGGCAATGTTTGGAGCAACATCTAAATGTCCTTAGTACGAGAGAAACACCCCCAGAATGGGGAACCAAGGAAAGCGGCTTGTTTGCAGCTCTAATAGCTCTCCTTAGTACTGACATTCCCCTATGGAGCAGCAGCAGTCCCCTTACCAATTGGCTACGAGCCTCCATAGGCAGACGAGGGTTCGATGAACCGCTTGCCAGTTGGGACGCTTCCCCAGCCTCCAGTTGGGATGATATTCCTGCCGAAGAAGAGGGAGGGGAGTTTTTTCTCCACGTCGATGCAGAAGTGGTCTTTTATGGAACTACCCAGCCCAACTCATCGGTCATGATCGATTCTAACCCGGTGAAGACTAATCCCGATGGATCCTTTCTTTTTCGTTTTGTTTTTCCAGAAGGGGCCTACGAAGTCCCCATTGTGGCCACCTCACCAGACGGCCTTGAGACACGGTCAGCTGTCCTGCGCTTCCATCGTTCACAGCCCCCCAGCATCGAAAAGTCTGGAGGAACGCTCTCATCCGTCAGCTCATCTCCACCCTGTTATAGGGACCAGGAAGAGGGAGAGATGCGAGATCGACAGTCAAGGCTTTGGTGATCTATCCTCCGGCTAAGCAGAAGCTCCACACCCAAAAAAGACCCGCGTCACAAGCAACGGAGCAAGGCACACTTGCACCAGGCAGAATACATGCAGATGCAGAAAAAGACTCCGGTTATCTCTCCTTTTTAAGGAGGGGGAGGCCTGTCTTTTCATTTTCAGAGACGACGTAACCTGCAGGTAGGGCATCCAGCACCCCTTCACCTATGGTGCCAGCAAAATAATAGAGGGTGACTTCTTGCCCCCCTTTTAGTTTCTGGACTCTGGCGTGAAGAAAATAGGTCCTACCTGATTTTTTGCTTTGTACGGTATAAGCCATGGAGGGTTTTTTGGTTATAGGTTCGACGAAACACCCCCTTGCGGGACCCGTGCGTGATCCGTAGGAAGCGCCCATGTTATCATGCCGTATGATTCATACGGCAGGAAAGAGAGTATTAAAGAATTCCAGCTGACTGCAAGGCCTTAAACGCACCGTTCTTAGCTACAGTCTTCAGTGCGTTGGCCGTCATCCGCTTTACGCGGACAAACTTCCCCAATTGCGGAACCCACACTCGCCTGCAACGTAGATTCGGAAAAAACTCTCTGGGGGTCACTGCAGTGACATGCATTCCGATGCCTCCTCGTTTCTTGGCGAGACCACGTCGATGGATCCTGGTACCATGTGTGGACTTTGCTCCTGTAACGCTACATCTCCTAGCCATAATCTTGATCAAAGATGACCCGATACTGCCTCGATTGTTCTCAAGGTCAATAGTTTTTCTCCAAAAGACGTTCATTTATACCCAGCGCAAAGTAGAACCTCTTGTTGGAGCTCTAGAATTTTTCGGATACCACGTTCACCCATCTTTAGAAGGAAATCCAGCTGGGCCTTACTAAGGACGGACCTTTCCCCTGAAACCTGCAGCTCCACGATATCAGAGGAATCCGTCATGACCAGATTAAGATCTATCTCAGCTCTTCTATCCTCTTCATAGTCTAGATCTAGTAGAGCCTCTCCATCCACTATGCCTAGACTGACGGCAGCCACCCTATAAGACATGGGAGAGGCGTTTAGTGACGCTCCCCGAAATAGCCTTCGGATGGCAATGTCGACCGCTACCCAGCTACCAGTAATTGCTGCGGTACGGGTACCGCCATCAGCTTGGAGTACATCACAATCGACCCAGAGAGTTCGTGGTCCGAGCATCTCCGTGTTGACAGCAGCACGCAAAGCCCGACCGATGAGTCTTTGTATCTCAACTCCCCGCCCATCTTGCTTACCGCGAATGGCATCACGCGGCTTACGCATAGTTGTTGAATAGG
This DNA window, taken from Candidatus Xiphinematobacter sp., encodes the following:
- the rph gene encoding ribonuclease PH; amino-acid sequence: MQTPCVPRKRSADSLREIKFQIDIAPSAVSSVLVSFGNTQVICATTVECGVPKWIKEQGIIGGWVTAEYSMLPYSTTMRKPRDAIRGKQDGRGVEIQRLIGRALRAAVNTEMLGPRTLWVDCDVLQADGGTRTAAITGSWVAVDIAIRRLFRGASLNASPMSYRVAAVSLGIVDGEALLDLDYEEDRRAEIDLNLVMTDSSDIVELQVSGERSVLSKAQLDFLLKMGERGIRKILELQQEVLLCAGYK